In one window of Leptospira sp. GIMC2001 DNA:
- the uvrA gene encoding excinuclease ABC subunit UvrA — protein MGKLKIRGAREHNLKNIDVDIPRDQLVVITGLSGSGKSSLAFDTIYAEGQRRYVESLSSYARQFLGQMEKPDVDLIEGLSPAISIEQKTTHRNPRSTVGTVTEIYDYLRLLYARVGVPHCPKCGTEISTLSVDQILDRIKLFPTGTKLQVIAPIIKQKKGEHKDILDQARKNGFHRVRINGEIKSLDEEIILKKTFKSDIDIVVDRIVVKDGLESRLSDSVETALKQSEGVVIIHDDKKDHVYSQKLSCPNCPDVTLPELSPRLFSFNSPHGACKSCDGLGSLLEFDENLLVVDEKISLVEGAIEAWGGAKSNSYWFMATIEALSKKLKFNPTTPWNKLSTKVKETILYGDQSIQIDYDFRKENSHFEFSRNYEGVIPNLTRRYRETKSDSMRQYYETYMTNHICPDCKGKRLSPGALAVRIAGLGIDGYTSMSVEKSLDFSNNLKFKGANIVISEPILKEIVQRLTFLKDVGVGYLNLARSAGTLSGGEMQRIRLASQIGSRLMGVMYVLDEPSIGLHQRDNTKLITTLKDLKNLGNTVLVVEHDKETMEEADYIIDMGPGAGVHGGQIVAKGTPEEIKKNPKSTTGKYLTGEKFISRPDKRRIPEGKSLKVIGASQNNLKNIDVEFPLGVMVVVTGVSGSGKSTLVNEILYNKLAHDITKSRTIAGAHKKILGIENLDKVINIDQSPIGRTPRSNPATYTGLFTPIREMFANLEDAKLRGYGPGRFSFNVAGGRCEKCQGDGILKIEMHFLPDVFVTCDVCKGKRYNRETLEVRFKHKNISDILDMTVEDAVIFFENIPQARRKLETLMDVGLGYIKLGQPATTFSGGEAQRIKLSTELSKRPTGKTLYILDEPTTGLHFDDIQKLMNVLQALVDKGNSMVIIEHNLDVIKSADYIIDIGPEGGDGGGEVIATGTPEEVAKVKNSFTGQYLKPILDFEKKSSSKKSE, from the coding sequence ATTGGTAAATTAAAAATCCGTGGTGCTCGCGAGCACAACCTCAAGAACATCGATGTTGATATTCCTCGGGATCAACTTGTTGTTATCACTGGACTATCTGGATCAGGTAAATCTTCTCTTGCTTTTGATACAATTTATGCGGAAGGCCAGAGGCGATATGTCGAAAGTCTTTCTTCTTATGCGCGTCAGTTCTTGGGACAAATGGAAAAACCAGATGTCGATCTAATCGAAGGATTGAGTCCTGCAATTTCCATTGAACAGAAAACTACACATAGAAATCCTAGATCAACCGTTGGTACAGTAACAGAAATTTATGATTATCTAAGACTACTCTATGCTCGAGTTGGAGTGCCTCATTGTCCTAAATGTGGAACAGAAATTAGTACACTTTCTGTTGATCAAATCCTAGATAGAATTAAATTATTTCCAACCGGAACAAAGCTGCAAGTTATAGCGCCAATCATCAAACAAAAGAAAGGCGAGCACAAGGATATACTAGATCAAGCACGAAAGAACGGATTTCATCGAGTTCGAATCAATGGTGAGATAAAAAGTCTTGATGAAGAAATCATCTTAAAAAAAACTTTCAAGTCTGATATTGATATCGTTGTTGATCGAATTGTTGTCAAGGATGGATTGGAATCTAGGCTTTCTGATTCTGTCGAGACTGCCCTGAAGCAATCTGAAGGAGTTGTGATCATTCATGATGATAAAAAAGATCATGTCTATTCTCAGAAACTTTCTTGTCCCAATTGTCCCGATGTAACTCTTCCAGAACTTTCTCCAAGACTTTTCTCTTTCAATTCACCACATGGAGCCTGTAAGTCCTGTGATGGTTTGGGATCGCTTCTGGAATTTGATGAGAATCTTCTCGTGGTTGATGAGAAAATAAGCTTAGTCGAAGGCGCAATTGAAGCATGGGGTGGCGCTAAGTCCAATAGCTATTGGTTTATGGCAACAATTGAAGCTTTATCCAAAAAGTTAAAATTCAATCCGACTACACCGTGGAATAAATTATCAACCAAAGTAAAGGAAACTATTCTATACGGAGATCAATCAATTCAGATTGACTATGATTTTCGAAAAGAAAATTCCCATTTTGAATTTTCGCGAAATTATGAAGGTGTAATTCCCAATTTAACTAGACGCTATCGCGAAACGAAATCAGATTCTATGCGCCAATACTACGAGACTTATATGACCAATCATATCTGTCCGGACTGCAAAGGCAAAAGGTTGAGTCCAGGTGCATTGGCTGTTCGGATTGCAGGACTAGGCATAGACGGCTATACAAGTATGTCCGTTGAGAAATCATTAGACTTTTCGAATAATCTAAAATTCAAAGGTGCAAATATTGTTATATCGGAACCCATTCTAAAAGAAATTGTCCAGAGATTGACATTTCTTAAGGACGTGGGTGTAGGTTACCTCAATCTAGCACGAAGCGCGGGCACTCTTTCTGGAGGCGAGATGCAGAGGATTCGTCTCGCATCTCAGATTGGATCAAGACTTATGGGTGTTATGTATGTGTTAGACGAGCCATCCATAGGCTTACATCAAAGGGACAATACAAAACTCATCACAACCTTAAAGGATTTAAAAAACTTAGGCAATACTGTTTTAGTCGTCGAGCATGATAAAGAAACAATGGAGGAGGCTGACTATATTATCGACATGGGACCTGGAGCAGGCGTTCATGGCGGACAAATTGTTGCAAAAGGAACTCCTGAAGAAATTAAAAAGAATCCTAAATCTACTACGGGTAAATATCTTACCGGAGAGAAATTTATTTCGAGACCAGATAAGAGAAGGATTCCGGAAGGAAAGTCTCTAAAAGTAATTGGTGCAAGTCAGAATAATCTCAAGAATATTGACGTAGAATTTCCGTTAGGTGTGATGGTTGTGGTGACGGGTGTCTCTGGATCTGGCAAATCAACATTAGTCAATGAAATTCTATACAATAAACTTGCTCATGATATAACCAAATCTAGGACAATTGCTGGAGCTCATAAAAAGATTCTAGGAATTGAGAATTTAGATAAAGTGATCAATATCGATCAGTCTCCAATTGGTAGAACTCCAAGATCTAATCCAGCAACTTACACTGGGTTATTTACTCCGATTCGAGAAATGTTTGCAAATCTTGAAGATGCAAAGTTGCGAGGTTATGGACCGGGGCGGTTTAGCTTCAATGTCGCAGGTGGACGTTGTGAGAAATGCCAAGGAGATGGAATTTTAAAAATTGAAATGCATTTTCTTCCCGATGTTTTCGTCACTTGTGATGTATGCAAAGGAAAAAGATACAATCGAGAAACATTGGAAGTTCGATTCAAACACAAAAATATAAGCGACATTTTGGATATGACTGTTGAAGATGCGGTAATCTTTTTCGAGAACATTCCCCAAGCAAGACGCAAATTGGAAACTTTAATGGATGTTGGTTTGGGTTACATCAAACTCGGACAACCCGCAACAACATTTTCGGGCGGTGAAGCGCAACGTATTAAGTTATCCACAGAACTTTCCAAGCGCCCAACTGGCAAAACTCTCTATATTCTTGATGAACCAACTACAGGTCTTCATTTTGACGATATCCAAAAGTTAATGAATGTGCTCCAAGCATTGGTTGATAAAGGGAATTCAATGGTCATCATCGAACATAACTTAGATGTTATAAAATCTGCAGATTATATTATCGATATTGGACCTGAGGGTGGTGATGGCGGTGGTGAAGTTATTGCAACTGGAACACCTGAAGAAGTCGCCAAAGTGAAAAATTCATTTACCGGACAATATCTCAAACCGATTCTAGATTTTGAAAAGAAGTCCAGCAGTAAAAAGAGTGAATGA
- a CDS encoding S49 family peptidase produces the protein MRIFFAILFLPIRILIFIIRVAFLSLAKGNHVIIEIPSRFNDSEKSFLLRRLQPEDENPFFIEFIANLQAITQDSRVKYLSIIVPNIQFGFAEIHSIKYEIEKMQEKGIEVIGYGQEGDLKSLYLLAICNKRYTSDTAEFHSQLPSADAMFFGELIQKLKLRVDVFQSGPYKSFGEMFTRKNFSKEARGNLEAVLTDLKKAILGGFKSETNVDEKILQMPILTGSFLREINFFSDFVELVDFKKFFTRIDAKLMNSNELDSIENNQENISKKKIKSKNKQISKISKPLTLSNIENKNRIKNFKIFGNRLTTVAILPLKGEISSGKQEELESKSGTIEAYPILHAIESLKDNPQISAVLLEIDSPGGSAFDSEKIYKALVDLGKTKPVYAHLGNTCASGGYYLACAAKKIYSPSIAILGSIGTIMMRFDLEGFYKKIGISKDRIGFYPNREIFSDTGKLSKTSELFLKKEIARVENLFLKRVNDARKVSDTVLKQMSGGRIFAPSVFLQNQMIDGIQSIQETLDIVKADLNKKTIQIEYMAPKYNLKSAIRESIPFVQMIHKLTKGMQNPIANLFTLQSTSDKNIRILNKNILAESIRDLF, from the coding sequence TTGAGAATTTTTTTTGCAATTTTATTTCTTCCTATTCGAATCTTAATTTTTATAATTCGAGTCGCCTTTCTTAGTTTGGCAAAAGGCAATCATGTCATCATCGAAATTCCTTCCAGATTCAATGACTCGGAAAAGAGTTTTTTACTAAGAAGACTACAACCAGAAGATGAGAATCCATTTTTTATTGAATTTATTGCAAACTTACAAGCAATTACCCAAGATTCCAGAGTCAAGTATCTCTCCATCATAGTACCAAATATTCAATTCGGATTCGCAGAAATTCATTCTATAAAATATGAAATTGAAAAGATGCAAGAAAAAGGTATCGAAGTGATTGGTTATGGGCAAGAAGGAGATTTAAAATCTTTATATTTACTCGCGATATGCAACAAACGGTACACATCTGATACCGCTGAATTTCATTCCCAACTCCCATCAGCAGATGCAATGTTTTTTGGCGAACTAATCCAGAAGCTCAAATTACGAGTGGATGTTTTTCAATCGGGTCCTTATAAATCTTTTGGAGAGATGTTTACACGCAAAAATTTCTCCAAGGAAGCAAGGGGCAACCTTGAAGCAGTACTAACAGATTTAAAAAAAGCTATTTTGGGCGGATTCAAATCAGAGACCAATGTTGATGAAAAGATTCTTCAGATGCCGATTCTTACTGGATCTTTTTTGCGAGAAATAAATTTCTTTTCCGATTTTGTTGAGTTAGTTGATTTTAAGAAATTTTTTACTAGAATTGATGCAAAACTTATGAATTCGAATGAATTGGATTCAATTGAGAACAATCAAGAAAATATTTCCAAAAAGAAAATCAAATCCAAAAATAAACAAATTTCTAAAATATCGAAACCTTTAACTCTATCGAATATAGAAAATAAAAATAGAATCAAAAATTTTAAAATATTTGGGAACAGATTGACTACAGTTGCGATTCTTCCTCTCAAAGGTGAGATCTCAAGTGGAAAGCAAGAGGAATTGGAATCCAAATCTGGAACCATTGAAGCCTATCCGATTCTTCATGCAATAGAAAGTCTCAAAGATAATCCTCAGATATCTGCAGTTCTACTGGAGATTGATTCTCCCGGAGGTTCCGCATTTGATTCAGAAAAAATTTACAAAGCATTAGTCGATCTTGGGAAGACGAAACCCGTGTATGCTCACCTCGGAAATACTTGCGCATCGGGAGGATACTATCTTGCCTGTGCTGCAAAAAAAATCTACTCTCCATCTATTGCAATTCTAGGAAGCATAGGAACAATCATGATGAGATTTGATTTAGAAGGATTCTATAAAAAGATTGGAATCTCTAAAGATCGAATTGGTTTCTATCCCAACCGAGAAATTTTCTCCGATACAGGTAAACTATCAAAGACATCAGAGTTGTTTCTAAAAAAAGAAATAGCCAGAGTTGAAAACCTATTTCTAAAAAGAGTAAATGATGCGCGCAAGGTTTCAGATACAGTTCTAAAGCAGATGAGTGGTGGACGAATTTTTGCTCCTAGTGTTTTTCTACAAAATCAAATGATTGATGGAATTCAATCCATACAAGAAACACTAGACATTGTAAAAGCAGATCTAAACAAAAAGACAATCCAAATTGAATATATGGCTCCGAAATACAATTTAAAATCGGCTATTAGAGAATCGATTCCATTTGTTCAAATGATTCATAAACTTACTAAAGGTATGCAAAACCCCATTGCTAATTTATTTACGCTGCAATCAACTAGTGATAAGAATATTCGAATATTAAATAAAAATATATTAGCAGAATCTATCAGAGATTTATTTTAA
- a CDS encoding CHASE2 domain-containing protein: MRLPAKSISYSLSLFIPSIILWIFYNFGILEIWNRKISDFLMTAYPNHHEFSKDVVILDIDEHSLSYYADHPDIGRWPWKRSIYPAMYSYLNMAGAKFIIVDILFTERSQEDESLVIANESFPNISNAVSLRDEVFENKVSGNQSKWENYKINLEFNHKFPQFGRASFPNGEIGSTSKHLHVVNVIPDTDGVLRRFAPFLGWGDFYFPSLAVVGYYANQPIDFSIDENQIILKNQEIESEPIKINKNGFIRSYFYSSDVLKNIPRYSASQVLESFSRIQDGLLEDESQLLVPLSAFENKIVLLGTTAPATHDDVVTPFGLYPGVVVQAAFVSNLIENHVFKETSLEWGIFFCLLFMVIITYFLFHTDNHWLRILIPIGLMVLIGSSSYVAYINDYLLPLSPFAVSLPISFILGYSYVTFKEGRERRKFNSVLRNLVDPSVVSLALLDIDALKKGGEWEITAFFSDVASFSQISEELTATELASLLNEYLSAMTEELKNHSGTLDKYIGDAIVGIFGAPIRIDSHSKDACLTALAMLVKLEKLREKWVANNSYSKNAQNMKFRIGLNTGHAKVGFMGTESLASYTMMGDMVNLAARLEAAAKDYGVPILVSEYVYEKTSEDFHFLQLDRIRVKGKEKPVSIYSLIAKKGDLSNEELKWIDSYGKGFEEYSSRNWQKAISYFEQCIHEKGKKDIAAELLIERCKLYNESPPPMKWDGVFTRDFK, translated from the coding sequence ATGAGACTTCCAGCAAAGTCTATTTCTTATTCGTTAAGTCTATTTATCCCAAGTATCATTCTATGGATATTTTATAATTTTGGAATATTGGAAATCTGGAATAGAAAAATATCAGATTTCTTAATGACTGCATATCCGAATCATCACGAATTTTCGAAAGATGTTGTAATATTGGATATCGATGAACACAGTTTATCGTATTATGCCGACCATCCAGATATTGGTCGTTGGCCTTGGAAACGATCGATTTATCCGGCAATGTACAGCTATTTGAATATGGCTGGGGCAAAATTTATTATCGTAGATATACTTTTTACTGAAAGATCACAAGAAGATGAATCTTTGGTCATTGCCAATGAAAGTTTTCCAAATATTTCGAATGCAGTGTCGCTACGAGATGAAGTATTCGAAAATAAAGTATCGGGTAACCAAAGTAAGTGGGAAAATTATAAAATAAATTTAGAGTTCAATCATAAATTCCCTCAATTTGGTCGTGCCTCTTTTCCAAACGGCGAAATTGGTTCAACTTCTAAACATCTTCATGTGGTCAACGTGATACCGGATACAGATGGCGTTCTTAGAAGGTTTGCGCCTTTTCTTGGTTGGGGTGATTTTTATTTTCCATCTCTAGCTGTTGTTGGATATTATGCAAATCAGCCTATCGATTTTTCGATCGATGAGAATCAGATCATATTGAAAAATCAAGAAATTGAATCCGAGCCGATAAAGATTAACAAAAATGGATTTATTCGATCTTATTTCTATTCTTCAGATGTATTAAAGAATATTCCTAGATATTCAGCAAGCCAAGTACTGGAATCCTTTTCACGGATTCAAGATGGGCTGTTGGAAGATGAAAGTCAATTGCTTGTTCCACTATCTGCATTTGAAAATAAAATAGTATTATTAGGAACAACAGCTCCAGCAACCCATGATGATGTTGTTACTCCATTTGGCTTATATCCAGGCGTTGTCGTTCAAGCTGCTTTCGTTTCCAATTTAATAGAAAACCATGTCTTCAAGGAAACTTCTCTAGAATGGGGAATTTTCTTTTGTTTACTTTTCATGGTAATTATTACGTATTTTTTATTTCATACTGACAATCATTGGTTAAGGATACTTATTCCAATCGGACTTATGGTCTTGATTGGAAGTTCATCCTACGTCGCTTATATAAATGATTATCTGTTGCCTTTGTCTCCCTTTGCTGTCAGTCTTCCGATTTCTTTTATATTAGGATATTCTTATGTGACTTTCAAGGAAGGACGCGAGAGACGCAAATTCAATTCGGTTCTCAGAAATCTTGTTGATCCATCCGTTGTATCTCTTGCGTTGCTTGATATAGATGCTTTAAAGAAAGGGGGAGAGTGGGAGATTACGGCTTTTTTCTCGGACGTAGCAAGTTTCTCGCAGATCAGTGAAGAATTAACTGCAACTGAGCTTGCAAGTCTACTGAATGAATATCTATCAGCGATGACAGAGGAATTGAAAAATCATTCGGGCACTCTAGATAAATATATCGGAGATGCTATCGTTGGAATCTTTGGTGCACCTATTCGTATAGATAGCCATTCGAAAGATGCTTGTTTAACAGCACTTGCTATGCTCGTTAAATTAGAAAAATTGCGGGAAAAATGGGTGGCTAACAATAGTTACAGTAAGAACGCTCAGAATATGAAATTTCGAATTGGACTCAATACTGGTCATGCAAAAGTAGGATTCATGGGTACTGAGAGTCTAGCTTCCTATACGATGATGGGAGATATGGTGAACTTGGCGGCAAGGCTTGAAGCAGCAGCCAAAGATTACGGAGTTCCAATTCTTGTATCTGAATATGTCTATGAAAAGACTTCGGAAGATTTCCATTTTCTTCAATTGGACAGAATTCGAGTCAAGGGCAAAGAAAAACCTGTATCCATTTATAGTTTGATCGCCAAAAAAGGGGATCTATCCAATGAAGAATTGAAATGGATTGATTCTTACGGGAAAGGATTCGAAGAATACAGTAGTCGCAACTGGCAGAAAGCTATTAGCTACTTTGAGCAATGCATTCATGAAAAAGGCAAAAAGGATATTGCCGCAGAATTATTGATTGAGCGTTGCAAGCTCTATAATGAATCTCCACCACCAATGAAATGGGATGGAGTGTTTACTCGGGATTTTAAATAA